In the genome of Frankiales bacterium, one region contains:
- a CDS encoding aldehyde dehydrogenase family protein — protein sequence MQFVVNAADGHGIPCPGPGSVRGSPRFGRTPRSGGSRKAGGEPVTEQGHQYVDGRLRTGSSGETHDVLNPADGSVVAVADLAGPADVDLAVAAATRAQAEWARATPGERATALNALAAAMAERAEEYAQVETAQAGKPIKLSREFDVPGSIDNVSFYAGAARNLEGRAAAEYDGAHTSMVRREPVGVVGSIAPWNYPLQMAVWKALPAIAAGNAIVLKPAELTPLTSLMLAEDCTRAGIPDGVVNVLTGAGRVVGEALVSHPGVRMVSFTGSTPVGTRVMELASRTAKRVHLELGGKAPFVVFDDADLQAAVEGAVAGALINTGQDCTAATRAYVQRPLYDAFVQGVADLMATVRLGDPTDPSTDQGPLVSTRQRDSVAGYVDRARGYGAKVVVGGRAPGGALASGAYYEPTLVVDVAQDSEIVQEELFGPVLVVLPFDGDDEGIALANDTPYGLAASAWSRDVVRSMRASREIQAGCVWINDHIPIISEMPHGGYKASGFGKDMSQYSFDEYTQVKHVSIDTTGEVRKDWHRTIFGDRTS from the coding sequence ATGCAATTCGTCGTCAACGCTGCCGACGGCCACGGAATCCCTTGTCCTGGGCCGGGGAGCGTGCGAGGATCCCCCCGGTTTGGGCGGACGCCGCGGTCCGGGGGCTCGCGGAAGGCAGGAGGAGAGCCGGTGACGGAGCAGGGTCATCAGTACGTCGACGGGCGCCTGCGCACCGGGAGCTCCGGCGAGACGCACGACGTGCTGAACCCGGCGGACGGCAGCGTCGTCGCCGTCGCCGACCTCGCCGGCCCGGCCGACGTCGACCTCGCCGTCGCCGCCGCCACCCGCGCGCAGGCCGAGTGGGCCCGCGCGACCCCGGGGGAGCGCGCCACCGCGCTCAACGCCCTGGCCGCCGCGATGGCGGAGCGGGCCGAGGAGTACGCCCAGGTCGAGACCGCGCAGGCGGGCAAGCCCATCAAGCTCTCGCGCGAGTTCGACGTCCCCGGCTCGATCGACAACGTCTCGTTCTACGCCGGCGCCGCGCGCAACCTCGAGGGCCGCGCGGCCGCGGAGTACGACGGCGCGCACACCTCGATGGTGCGGCGCGAGCCGGTCGGCGTGGTGGGCTCGATCGCGCCGTGGAACTACCCGCTCCAGATGGCCGTGTGGAAGGCGCTTCCCGCGATCGCCGCCGGCAACGCCATCGTGCTCAAGCCCGCCGAGCTCACCCCGCTCACCTCGCTCATGCTCGCCGAGGACTGCACGCGCGCCGGGATCCCCGACGGCGTCGTCAACGTCCTCACCGGCGCCGGGCGCGTGGTCGGCGAGGCGCTGGTGAGCCACCCCGGCGTGCGGATGGTGTCCTTCACCGGGTCGACCCCGGTCGGCACCCGCGTGATGGAGCTCGCCTCGCGCACGGCCAAGCGCGTCCACCTCGAGCTCGGCGGCAAGGCCCCGTTCGTGGTGTTCGACGACGCCGACCTCCAGGCCGCCGTCGAGGGCGCCGTCGCGGGCGCCCTGATCAACACCGGCCAGGACTGCACCGCCGCCACCCGCGCCTACGTGCAGCGGCCCCTCTACGACGCGTTCGTCCAGGGCGTGGCCGACCTCATGGCCACCGTGCGCCTCGGCGACCCGACCGACCCCTCGACCGACCAGGGCCCGCTGGTGTCGACCCGCCAGCGCGACTCGGTCGCCGGCTACGTCGACCGGGCCCGCGGCTACGGCGCCAAGGTGGTCGTCGGCGGCCGCGCCCCCGGCGGTGCGCTGGCCTCGGGCGCCTACTACGAGCCCACCCTGGTCGTCGACGTCGCCCAGGACTCCGAGATCGTGCAGGAGGAGCTGTTCGGGCCGGTCCTCGTCGTGCTGCCGTTCGACGGCGACGACGAGGGGATCGCGCTGGCGAACGACACGCCCTACGGGCTGGCGGCGTCGGCGTGGTCGCGCGACGTGGTGCGCTCGATGCGGGCGAGCCGCGAGATCCAGGCCGGCTGCGTGTGGATCAACGACCACATCCCGATCATCAGCGAGATGCCCCACGGCGGCTACAAGGCCTCCGGGTTCGGCAAGGACATGAGCCAGTACTCCTTCGACGAGTACACCCAGGTCAAGCACGTCTCCATCGACACCACCGGCGAGGTGCGCAAGGACTGGCACCGAACGATTTTCGGAGATCGAACGTCATAG